A DNA window from Anaerotignum faecicola contains the following coding sequences:
- a CDS encoding synaptobrevin-B — MINFNDKKNRKVVSIVLIAVVILLIVAMVLPMMMIR, encoded by the coding sequence ATGATTAACTTTAACGATAAAAAAAACAGGAAGGTCGTTTCCATAGTTCTTATCGCAGTGGTAATTCTGCTGATCGTAGCTATGGTACTGCCGATGATGATGATCCGCTAG